One window from the genome of bacterium encodes:
- a CDS encoding MerR family transcriptional regulator, with amino-acid sequence MTTIGRLAARFGLSRSTLLYYDSIGLLRASGRSAKGYRLYSEEDARRLEQICRYRETGIPLDDIKHLLEAPGTRLVEILERRLGDLNSEIQQLREQQRMVVGLLENHGRLGRVRVMNRERWISLLAASGFNEEDMQRWHAEFERAAPRKHKEFLEVLCFSDKEIRSIRARARALSRRVAKGARP; translated from the coding sequence ATGACGACGATCGGAAGACTGGCTGCGCGCTTCGGACTCTCGCGCAGCACGCTGCTCTATTACGACTCGATCGGGTTGCTTCGCGCCTCGGGACGCTCGGCAAAAGGCTATCGACTCTACAGCGAAGAGGACGCCCGGCGACTGGAACAGATCTGCCGGTATCGAGAGACAGGGATTCCCCTGGATGACATCAAGCATCTTCTCGAAGCCCCGGGGACGCGTCTGGTCGAGATCCTCGAGCGACGCCTGGGCGACCTGAATTCCGAAATCCAGCAACTCCGGGAGCAGCAGCGTATGGTCGTCGGACTGCTGGAGAACCACGGTCGACTCGGCCGTGTGCGCGTCATGAATCGCGAGCGTTGGATTTCCCTGCTGGCGGCCTCGGGTTTCAACGAGGAAGACATGCAGCGCTGGCACGCGGAGTTCGAACGCGCCGCACCCCGGAAGCACAAGGAGTTTCTGGAGGTCCTGTGCTTCTCGGACAAGGAAATCCGCAGCATCCGCGCGCGAGCCAGAGCCCTGAGCCGTCGTGTGGCAAAGGGCGCACGTCCCTAA